A genomic stretch from Setaria viridis chromosome 1, Setaria_viridis_v4.0, whole genome shotgun sequence includes:
- the LOC117851804 gene encoding DNA glycosylase/AP lyase ROS1, with protein sequence MAAVAEAEADLGPQLGRSPATPDIVCKPAQASWTSGADGSCCTALFTSAATALAAGPGKAESDGFTSVPSPVQEQSQSVPKDLGEVDCAQVSTQESSTLPPLVGKFSDKIAQQEQQQQQEEGVASGSDAGGAAPVPTPEKVEPTPRRRWKKSTKGVLRFKVVKDKVVKPKVTPKTATPRKVKKDKKQQMPEDGSHSAGAASSNSARRKLDLDSSQSKTCFSRAELMNNLKCLAKSHALNAEPTRRKRSKRGRKRKQMILAQQGTLTGASSSALVPLWGSAQLDIACYGNHGKRLWNKVLGLTEETLRVCDVLAKWDGSDSESFEGFDIGSGPEWDQTRHVFERLVDIFIAAMLDLLGPRKFSPWGGSLIDSVVGTFLTQNVADNLSSHAFMNLAAKFPPRKRCHKAEDCSNTAPLVDGVDENLNPNEAYDTFDSVDSDFDEYIDSEEEDGHDTEAKGHYGEEYNRLIENFIDNLKENGISTWDSDLMNLVKDKSGNPICTERTLRKFVASLRPVPSSIWKELREEAYRKGYSDTSRTSDAVDWESVLHAPIAEVAKCIELRGQHYILALRIQVFLMNVKKAQDGSFDLDWLRYISREKAKNFLLSIHGIGVKSADCIRLLSLRHKAFPVDVNVARIVTRLGWVKLQPINGAEFHLINSYPIMRDVQRYLWPRLCTIDKEKLYELHCLMITFGKVMCTKINPNCSACPFSAQCKYSNSSLARKSLPPPEKHEHEHGEQQSSMVASGRFLLSNDSCMPSAQHMYQHQIEISRTAETPPIHNCEPIVEMPQSPEYEYEAPNEQEDFYEDHICDLEDIVPGVQYDGEIDLCSSKHVLNSRSWTPKCGKDLVVMNPKSSFSPNKKLKNVGRLRTEHNAYVLPDDHVILEEFEERVPEDLCPYLLVIISCPNDYTVEGTVLIPCRTANRGKFPLNGTYFQANEVFADHSSSRHPITIPRECIGMLDRSIVYFGSSIHSITRGQTRHDIEECFKKGYVCVRGFHRRTRTPMRLCSTLHANTIKKEAIKKEAMKKEGGETPTKRARTSPEGKSKEKKASSANQVPMAT encoded by the exons ATGGCGGCAGtggcagaggcagaggcagaTCTTG gGCCTCAGTtggggaggtcgccggcgacccCCGACATTGTCTGCAAGCCGGCTCAGGCATCCTGGACCTCCGGCGCGGATGGCTCGTGCTGCACTGCTCTGTTCACCAGCGCAGCGACGGCGCTGGCTGCTGGCCCCGGAAAAGCGGAGAGTGACGGCTTCACCTCAGTGCCGTCGCCCGTCCAGGAACAGTCTCAGTCCGTGCCGAAGGATTTGGGCGAAGTGGACTGTGCTCAGGTGAGCACGCAGGAGTCCAGCACCTTGCCTCCACTGGTGGGCAAGTTCTCTGACAAGATCGCAcagcaagagcagcagcagcagcaggaagaagGTGTTGCCAGTGGCAGTGATGCTGGTGGTGCGGCTCCTGTCCCTACTCCGGAGAAAGTGGAGCCTACACCTCGAAGGCGGTGGAAGAAGTCGACCAAGGGGGTTCTCCGGTTCAAGGTGGTGAAAGATAAAGTGGTGAAGCCGAAGGTGACCCCTAAGACGGCCACACCCCGTAAAGTGAAGAAGGATAAGAAGCAGCAAATGCCGGAGGATGGTAGCCATAGTGCTGGTGCTGCCAGCTCTAATAGCGCAAGGCGCAAGTTGGATTTGGATTCATCCCAAAGTAAAACCTGCTTCAGCAGAGCTGAGTTGATGAATAATTTGAAGTGCCTTGCCAAGAGTCATGCTTTAAATGCTGAACCGACACGGCGCAAGAGGAGcaagagagggaggaagaggaagcagatgATTTTGGCTCAACAAGGAACTCTAACTGGTGCATCATCCTCTGCACTTGTTCCTCTTTGGGGTTCAGCACAACTTGATATTGCATGCTATGGAAATCATGGGAAGAGATTGTGGAATAAGGTGTTGGGCCTTACTGAGGAGACATTGCGGGTGTGTGATGTTCTGGCGAAGTGGGATGGGAGCGACAGTGAGAGTTTTGAAGGGTTTGATATTGGCAGCGGACCTGAATGGGATCAAACACGGCATGTGTTTGAACGATTAGTGGATATATTCATTGCTGCAATGTTGGATCTACTGG GACCCAGAAAATTCTCTCCGTGGGGAGGATCCTTAATTGATTCTGTGGTTGGTACTTTCCTTACACAAAATGTTGCTGATAATTTATCAAG CCATGCTTTTATGAACCTAGCAGCAAAGTTTCCTCCAAGGAAGAGATGCCATAAAGCTGAAGATTGTTCAAATACGGCTCCGTTAGTAGATGGTGTTGATGAAAACTTGAACCCAAATGAAGCATATGATACTTTTGATTCAGTGGATTCAGATTTTGATGAATACATTGAttctgaagaagaagatggccatGATACAGAGGCTAAAGGGCATTATGGTGAAGAATACAATAGACTTATAGAGAATTTCATTGATAATCTAAAAGAGAATGGTATTTCTACTTGGGACAGTGACCTTATGAACTTAGTGAAGGATAAATCTGGAAATCCAATATGCACTGAAAGAACCTTAAGAAAGTTTGTAGCTTCACTACGACCAGTCCCATCATCTATCTGGAAAGAGTTACGGGAGGAAGCATATCGAAAAGGATACAGTGACACAAGTCGAACAAGTGATGCTGTAGATTGGGAATCTGTACTACACGCACCGATTGCTGAGGTCGCAAAATGCATTGAACTCAGAGGACAACATTACATTTTGGCATTGCGGATACAG GTTTTCCTCATGAATGTAAAGAAAGCTCAGGATGGAAGCTTTGACCTGGATTGGCTTAGATACATATCACGTGAAAAAGCCAA AAATTTTCTTCTCAGTATACATGGGATTGGTGTGAAAAGTGCTGACTGCATTCGTCTTTTGTCGTTGAGGCATAAAGCATTCCCA GTTGATGTCAATGTAGCTCGCATAGTCACAAGACTAGGATGGGTCAAacttcaacccataaatggtGCTGAGTTCCATTTAATTAACTC ATATCCAATCATGCGTGATGTTCAAAGGTATTTATGGCCTCGGTTGTGCACCATTGATAAGGAAAAACT GTATGAACTGCACTGTCTTATGATAACTTTTGGAAAG GTAATGTGCACAAAGATAAATCCGAACTGCAGTGCCTGCCCTTTCAGTGCACAATGCAAATATTCTAACAGTTCACTTGCCAG AAAGTCACTTCCTCCTCCAGAGAAGCATGAACATGAACACGGAGAACAGCAATCAAGCATGGTTGCTTCTGGGAGATTTCTTTTATCAAATGATAGTTGCATGCCAAGTGCTCAACATATGTATCAACATCAAATTGAAATAAGCAGGACTGCAGAAACACCACCCATCCATAACTGTGAGCCAATTGTTGAGATGCCACAAAGTCCAGAATACGAATATGAAGCACCCAATGAGCAAGAAGATTTCTACGAAGATCATATATGTGATCTTGAAGATATCGTACCAGGAGTACAGTATGATGGTGAGATAGATCTTTGTTCAAGTAAGCATGTGCTGAACAGCAGATCTTGGACACCAAAGTGTGGAAAGGACTTAGTCGTGATGAATCCAAAATCCAGCTTTAGCCCAAATAAAAAGCTGAAAAATGTTGGCCGTCTTAGGACGGAACACAATGC ATATGTCCTCCCAGATGATCATGTAATCTTGGAAGAG TTCGAAGAGAGAGTTCCAGAAGATCTATGTCCTTACCTCCTGGTGATTATTTCGTGTCCTAATGACTACACAGTGGAAGGCACTGTTCTG ATACCCTGTCGGACAGCAAATCGAGGGAAGTTTCCACTGAATGGTACCTACTTCCAAGCAAATGAG GTTTTTGCAGATCACTCATCTAGTCGTCACCCAATAACTATACCTAGGGAATGCATTGGGATGCTGGATAGAAGCATAGTATACTTCGGTTCATCTATACACTCGATCACAAGAG GTCAAACAAGGCATGATATCgaagagtgcttcaagaaag GATATGTCTGTGTACGAGGATTTCATCGGAGGACAAGAACACCAATGCGCCTATGCAGCACGCTGCATGCCAACACCATAAAGAAAGAAGCTATAAAGAAAGAAGCCATGAAGAAAGAAGGTGGCGAGACGCCTACGAAGAGGGCCAGGACGTCACCCGAGGGGAAGAGCAAGGAGAAGAAAGCATCCTCCGCGAACCAGGTCCCGATGGCTACTTGA
- the LOC117853749 gene encoding heat stress transcription factor A-5: MEVAGARGSGGSGGGGGGGGGGGPAPFLLKTYEMVDDPSSDAVVSWSDASDGSFVVWNPPEFAARMLPTYFKHSNFSSFIRQLNTYGFHKIDPERWEFANEYFVKGQKQLLKNIHRRKPIHSHSHQPGALPDNERALFEDEIDRLSREKTTLQTDLWKFNQQQSGAMSQIEDLERRVLDMEQRQVKMLSFLQQASKNPQFVSKLAKMAEASPIFADAFHKKRRLPGLEYSNEAAETTSYDDHSSTSRQEMGNILNQHFSDKLKLGLCPAMTESNLITLSTHSSHEDNGSPHAGKHPDCERTGVECLPLVPQMMELSDTGTSICPSKGQGVSFTAATNDVGILPCHLNLTLASCSMDVNRSQISHANGNTTEEEKDSPPEAATTATMEEGNGIARRHDDIDTQNKASGDSATAADTTVTPHGDSQAPPEEPAAPPVVANDKFWEQFLTERPGCSEAEEASSTLRRDPYEDTRSDRRDMGQLKL, translated from the exons ATGGaggtcgccggcgcccgcgggtccggcggcagcggcggaggtggcggtggcggcggcgggggcggaccGGCGCCGTTCCTGCTGAAGACCTACGAGATGGTGGACGACCCGTCGAGCGATGCGGTGGTGTCGTGGAGCGACGCCTCCGACGGGAGCTTCGTCGTCTGGAACCCGCCCGAGTTCGCGGCCCGGATGCTGCCCACCTACTTCAAGCACAGCAACTTCTCCAGCTTCATCCGCCAGCTCAACACCTAC GGTTTTCACAAAATTGACCCAGAGCGCTGGGAATTCGCGAATGAGTACTTTGTCAAGGGACAGAAGCAGCTGCTGAAGAATATCCACAGGAGAAAGCCTATCCACAGCCACAGCCATCAACCTGGTGCCCTGCCTGACAATGAGCGTGCGTTATTTGAAGATGAGATTGACCGGCTTTCACGAGAGAAAACTACCCTTCAGACTGACCTCTGGAAGTTCAATCAGCAGCAGTCGGGGGCTATGAGCCAGATCGAAGATCttgagcggcgagtgctcgacATGGAGCAACGGCAGGTCAAGATGCTTAGCTTCTTGCAGCAGGCTAGCAAGAATCCTCAGTTTGTCAGCAAGCTCGCTAAGATGGCAGAGGCATCCCCAATCTTCGCAGACGCATTTCACAAGAAGCGAAGGCTACCTGGGTTGGAATACAGCAACGAGGCTGCTGAAACTACCAGTTATGATGACCACAGCAGCACTTCCAGGCAAGAAATGGGCAACATTTTGAACCAGCACTTCTCCGACAAGCTGAAGCTGGGGCTCTGTCCTGCGATGACCGAGAGCAACCTCATCACCCTCAGCACGCACAGCTCGCACGAGGATAACGGGAGCCCTCATGCTGGCAAGCATCCAGATTGCGAGAGGACGGGTGTGGAGTGCCTCCCGCTGGTGCCACAGATGATGGAGCTCTCAGACACCGGGACATCCATCTGCCCCTCGAAGGGGCAGGGTGTGAGCTTCACAGCAGCCACGAACGACGTCGGGATCCTGCCGTGCCACCTCAACCTCACTCTCGCGTCGTGCTCGATGGACGTCAACAGAAGCCAAATCTCCCATGCGAACGGGAACACCACGGAAGAGGAGAAGGACAGCCCTCCAGAGGCAGCAACCACGGCCACCATGGAGGAAGGCAACGGCATTGCCAGACGCCACGATGATATTGATACCCAGAACAAGGCTTCAGGCGACTCTGCTACCGCAGCGGACACAACGGTGACGCCACATGGGGACAGCCAAGCTCCTCCTGAAGAACCTGCAGCTCCACCGGTGGTGGCGAACGACAAGTTCTGGGAGCAGTTCCTGACGGAGAGGCCGGGGTGTTCCGAAGCCGAGGAAGCAAGCTCCACCTTGAGGAGGGATCCGTACGAGGACACGAGGAGTGACAGGAGAGATATGGGACAGCTGAAACTCTGA
- the LOC140221407 gene encoding uncharacterized protein — protein sequence MVLGALVNLALCLVCSSVELVTVLLLRGLALLAVAVVQLLRLPGQAGNAALGVTKGALDAAVELVFGVAWDVIAAVFSAFVDFLWSVAAGAAELATTAVAELLEAARDGSEVAAKALAAALEGAVDAAVAVATRLAESYVGALGQVVDSLN from the coding sequence ATGGTACTTGGTGCTCTGGTGAACCTAGCGCTATGCCTCGTATGCTCGTCCGTGGAGCTCGTCACCGTGCTGCTCCTCCGCGGCCTggccctcctcgccgtcgccgtcgtgcaGCTGCTCAGGCTCCCCGGCCAGGCGGGGAACGCGGCGCTCGGGGTGACCAAGGGCGCGCTcgacgcggcggtggagctCGTCTTCGGCGTGGCCTGGgacgtgatcgccgccgtcttCTCGGCGTTCGTGGACTTCCTGTGgagcgtggccgccggcgccgcggagcTCGCGACGACCGCAGTGGCGGAGCTCCTGGAGGCGGCGCGGGACGGCAGCGAGGTGGCCGCCAAGGCcctcgcggcggcgctggagggcGCGGTGGAcgccgcggtggcggtggcgacaaGGCTCGCGGAGAGCTACGTGGGTGCGCTTGGGCAAGTCGTGGACAGCCTCAACTGA